The genomic DNA CAAATGTGCTCGAGTACACTATCACCCCGAATGAGGGCTGCAATCCTGAAcgtgtttaaagctcctgtgaggagttttctgGCTGGTAATGAAACAATCTGAATATTAATAACATTCAAAACCGCCATTAAACACTTTACCACACCAAAGAGTCGTTGTGAGTTACATCctagacatttaaaataaagaagggAGGCTTTTTTCATTACAGAGCACCACTTTAcaatgtacaggacaaaatcaaagaGATATGTCCTCTTTTGTAGACAGGTGTCATCAAAATCGATAACACCTTCAACATATAAcatgtagaattttatgacagtgtttacattaaaatatctaatttGATTCAAAATTTACTAAACctatattctatttttttgttgagtacttagattacctcaaatatttccaaaggTTATCAAAGCTTAAGAAAtccgtaattttatagttgtgaCATGTCTTGTCATGGCACCCGCCGTcacagagccgccatgacagacagaatgtttatcgttgccgtggaaacactgaatgttaaaaacatcatgtaaattgtACTTGTATACATCTTaagtaaacatattctcttcctcaggtcggttttgcCCGTTTGTCGTCTTGACTCCGGTCAACGCAGAGTTTGGTTTCCCCTGGGGGATGgaggtggagtagcagagagaactcccatgattccccgccatcCCCTCGACATcaccttttgttattgtagtattgattgtGAGCCCCTTGACGgcagaatctacatactgtatctttaaaCTTCCACACAGCAGCTTTACTACAACTACATGACTTTTGGATGAAATCTCTCTAGAAACATTGTGTTCATAATGATTCCCTCAAGCGTCAACAttgctgtaaatatgttttattaagCAAAACATAAAGCGGTCACCACGGACCAACTACAGTAACATTtgttgttcccccccccccaatcattTCAATGAAAATCCAACACATATGCTCTATTTAAAACTTATAAACTCCATACGAAGTAATAATCTAAAgtgctcataaaaaaaacagagatgtaaGCCAGCAAACAAATCGATAATGATGATGCATGATAATACTTTTCTTAAACGTAGAAAGTCCAGTGTAAAAAAACCTAATTATAATAACATATtaaacagtgaaataaaactGATATTTAATTGACCCCCTGGTGTAACAACCTTCAATCATTTACCAATTTACCCTTCAACTTGTGAGAAATtatcttaaatatttttggtaaaACGTGTTTGGAAAAGCCGTTCATGAAACATACAGCGTCCTTAACTTCTGTCACCCTTCCATTCCCCAAACCCTCAGTGCTTTGGATCGTTAGAAAAACTTCTTTATAAACCTATCCACACATGTCTGAAACTTTCTCATCTTCATACTGTATTCCTTTTCTATGCGTCACTTCCTGATCAACAGCATCGTCACCAGACCAAGGCCGGGAATCCTACATCTCAAATTACTGGACTGATAAAACTCAGCGTGATGAATCTGGACCTGCAACCCGCAGAGAATCCTTTGTTTCcttcacataaaaacagcagtcaCAAAGTCTTTTTTCTAGTGACAACttcatctctttttcttctgctgccgGAGCACCTTCCTCCTTTTCAGGATCATGTCGTGGAGTTTCTCCAGGCCCTCCCTGAGTCCGTCACCTATGATAGCGCAGGATGGCTGCAGGTGCCAGGGGGTCGCCGGGCTCAGTTCTTTCAGCGCCAACAATTTTTCAATTTCAGCGAGTCCTAAAGAGTGCCTCAAGTCCTGTTTGTTGGCTACCACCAGCAGAGGCACCCCCTGGTTCTCAGACGTCTTAGCGATTTTATGGAGCTCCGTCTTAGCCTCCTCCATGCGCTCTGCGTCCACAGAGTCCACCACGAATATAATACCGTCTGTGCATCGCGTGTACGACTTCCACAGGGGGCGAAGCTTCTCCTGACCGCCTACATCCCAGAAGTGGAACGTGCCGCTCCTGTGGCCGCCCAGAGACAGTTTAACTTTCTCGGCGTTGAAACCTTTGGTGGGCACCGTGTTTACAAACTCATTGAAC from Labrus mixtus chromosome 11, fLabMix1.1, whole genome shotgun sequence includes the following:
- the arl4aa gene encoding ADP-ribosylation factor-like 4aa; this translates as MGNGLSEQPSLLSNIPFFQSFHIAILGLDSAGKTTVLYRLQFNEFVNTVPTKGFNAEKVKLSLGGHRSGTFHFWDVGGQEKLRPLWKSYTRCTDGIIFVVDSVDAERMEEAKTELHKIAKTSENQGVPLLVVANKQDLRHSLGLAEIEKLLALKELSPATPWHLQPSCAIIGDGLREGLEKLHDMILKRRKVLRQQKKKR